One Ascaphus truei isolate aAscTru1 chromosome 9, aAscTru1.hap1, whole genome shotgun sequence genomic region harbors:
- the GPR132 gene encoding putative G-protein coupled receptor 132, whose product MNVSKCNPPYNVSEHPVVAMYSIVLVIGLPTNLLTMWLTLLQVCRRNVLAVYLFSLSLSELMYLGTLPLWILYVRNGHKWDWGPTTCKITGYIFFNNIYISILLLCCISVDRFLAVEYSLESRGMRQRKFAIIITCVLCTLVALIHSTVFLISDGDVSRNQTTCFESLPMLPITAQFNYARFLVGFLIPLLILIFTNYNINKRIETSESFSGPEKAKVKYLVIAIITIFMICFAPYHIVLLIRAIAFSLNPENCTFEESIYTANTAFLCLATANSVADPFIYVLVSENVRKDICRGLHAWRWQFSVTFRSDNSMYPPIQNSREQHIAEEFSQSVQYQ is encoded by the coding sequence ATGAACGTCTCTAAATGCAACCCGCCGTACAATGTCAGCGAGCATCCTGTTGTTGCAATGTACAGCATTGTTTTAGTCATTGGATTGCCAACAAACCTCTTAACCATGTGGTTAACATTACTACAAGTCTGCAGAAGAAATGTACTGGCAGTGTACCTGTTCAGTCTATCACTCAGTGAACTCATGTACTTGGGAACGCTGCCTCTCTGGATTCTCTATGTGAGAAATGGCCACAAGTGGGATTGGGGCCCTACTACTTGCAAGATAACTGGATACATCTTTTTCAACAATATATACATAAGCATCCTCCTACTGTGTTGCATATCGGTGGATCGCTTTTTGGCAGTAGAGTATTCCTTGGAATCCAGAGGTATGAGACAGCGGAAATTTGCCATTATCATCACGTGTGTGCTCTGTACACTGGTTGCACTAATTCACTCCACGGTATTTCTAATAAGTGATGGGGATGTATCTCGGAACCAAACCACCTGTTTTGAATCGCTACCAATGCTCCCAATTACGGCTCAGTTCAACTATGCTAGATTCCTTGTTGGCTTTCTTATTCCTTTGCTTATTCTCATTTTTACCAACTACAACATAAATAAGAGGATTGAAACAAGTGAGAGCTTCAGTGGTCCTGAGAAAGCCAAAGTAAAGTACTTGGTAATAGCAATAATAAcaatttttatgatttgttttgctcCATATCATATTGTGCTACTTATAAGGGCCATTGCTTTTTCTTTAAATCCAGAAAACTGCACTTTTGAAGAAAGCATCTATACAGCCAACACAGCATTCCTTTGTCTAGCCACTGCAAACAGTGTGGCCGATCCATTTATTTATGTGTTGGTCAGTGAAAATGTAAGGAAGGACATCTGCAGAGGTCTACATGCATGGAGATGGCAGTTCTCTGTGACCTTCAGAAGTGACAACAGCATGTATCCTCCCATTCAGAATTCAAGAGAACAGCATATCGCAGAGGAGTTTTCGCAAAGTGTACAATATCAATAA